The Chiloscyllium plagiosum isolate BGI_BamShark_2017 chromosome 20, ASM401019v2, whole genome shotgun sequence genome has a window encoding:
- the abraa gene encoding actin-binding Rho-activating protein, with translation MNTETRSPRPASKAIKKFRCVSLVNSLAKNWQKWANEHSLRQKSEPQGWLPEGFKDDDPVKENRSWITKQERPAKVLQIKPESTRPGRNVNSSKELSGSQGTELSIRTIPVTKTVNNRSKSGSNELVSFMADRFNQTEPDVAPKPFLANRSPTRRRLCHKKASEISQTWEKWEKEEKGSVTGEDRSSGGEKRKEKEPKKKDDAADRGKRKRSVPNSQVRTMEDLKKAWLRWAEDHIERQKTNPFSDEFDYDYAKNLRLKKGDQGYGQPKEGSKTAERGQRAQEHVYKEMQEMCFIIRTMGILGVDGKTRVTFGNLFDRYVTVSDKVVGILMRARKHGLLDFQGEMLWKGEHDDVVITLNE, from the coding sequence ATGAATACCGAAACCAGGTCTCCAAGACCAGCCAGTAAAGCCATCAAGAAATTCAGGTGCGTCTCCCTGGTGAACAGTTTGGCCAAAAACTGGCAGAAATGGGCAAATGAGCATTCGCTAAGACAGAAATCAGAGCCTCAAGGCTGGCTCCCTGAAGGTTTTAAAGATGATGACCCTGTCAAGGAAAACAGAAGCTGGATCACCAAGCAGGAAAGGCCAGCAAAGGTTCTCCAAATTAAACCCGAAAGCACCCGGCCTGGCAGAAATGTGAATTCTAGCAAGGAGCTGAGTGGATCTCAAGGAACAGAACTGAGCATCAGAACTATTCCAGTCACTAAAACAGTAAATAACAGATCCAAGTCAGGGAGTAACGAGCTGGTGAGTTTCATGGCTGACCGTTTCAATCAGACAGAACCAGATGTGGCACCAAAACCATTTTTGGCCAACAGGTCACCGACAAGGAGGCGTTTGTGTCACAAGAAGGCATCGGAGATCTCACAAACTTGGGAGAAGTGGGAGAAGGAAGAGAAAGGCAGCGTGACTGGCGAAGACAGGAGCAGTGGAGGAGagaaaaggaaggagaaagaACCTAAAAAGAAGGATGATGCAGCTGACAGAGGGAAAAGGAAGAGATCAGTCCCAAATTCCCAAGTGCGCACGATGGAAGACCTGAAGAAGGCCTGGCTGAGATGGGCCGAGGATCACATTGAGAGGCAAAAGACAAACCCTTTCAGTGATGAGTTTGACTACGATTATGCCAAAAACCTCCGATTGAAGAAGGGAGATCAGGGCTATGGACAGCCAAAGGAGGGAAGCAAGACGGCAGAGAGAGGCCAGCGAGCTCAGGAACACGTGTACAAGGAAATGCAGGAGATGTGCTTCATTATCAGGACCATGGGGATACTGGGAGTGGATGGGAAAACCAGGGTTACCTTTGGCAATCTGTTTGACAGATATGTTACTGTCTCAGATAAAGTCGTTGGGATTTTGATGAGGGCCAGGAAGCATGGACTGCTAGACTTTCAGGGCGAAATGTTATGGAAGGGAGAGCACGATGATGTCGTTATTACACTTAATGAATGA